The following proteins come from a genomic window of Lolium rigidum isolate FL_2022 chromosome 5, APGP_CSIRO_Lrig_0.1, whole genome shotgun sequence:
- the LOC124652128 gene encoding calmodulin-binding receptor-like cytoplasmic kinase 3, with protein MSPLALLPALLVLLCSSLALASEPSSRPGPTLPWTCGGDHLAILETADGRHNLSINGVSVQDRAEGCDRLRSYFGSGCLRCDERSEAWRGAWVHYCSDGTQASYGSAPNMPRKLLKQLSENSANIEDDPCGNMRLHENKQDANDSLEKEDTLLAVPGVLLLCCGLMLPCFHAERKEGSRHNTTSIQRNAVDSLSSFEVSTSSEKIPPTPHRIPPSPSRFAPSPQIARAGSVDLTVQQILRATQNFSHSFKLGEGGFGTVYRAVLSDGVVVAVKRAKKDQFAGPRDEFSNEVELLAKIDHRNLVRLLGYTDKGNERIIITEYVPNGTLREHLDGQHGRTLDFNQRLEIAIDVAHALTYLHLYAEKTIIHRDVKSSNILLTDSYRAKVSDFGFARSGPNDTEKTHISTKVKGTAGYLDPEYLRTYQLTPKSDVFSFGILLVEIISGRRPVELKRAAEERITIRWTFKKFNEGNMREILDPLLEDRVDEEVLEKLLSLAFQCAAPTREDRPTMKEVGEQLWEIRKEYGKSLRRV; from the exons ATGTCTCCTCTGGCTCTTCTCCCTGCTCTGCTCGTCCTCCTCTGTTCGTCCCTGGCTTTGGCTTCCGAGCCCTCCTCCCGTCCGGGGCCAACACTTCCATGGACCTGTGGAGGTGATCATCTTGCCATCCTGGAGACCGCTGATGGCCGTCACAACCTGTCCATCAATGGGGTTTCAGTGCAGGACCGTGCTGAAGGCTGCGACAGGCTCCGGTCCTACTTTGGGAGCGGTTGCCTCCGTTGTGATGAGCGTTCCGAGGCGTGGAGGGGTGCGTGGGTGCACTACTGCAGCGATGGGACTCAGGCGAGCTATG GTTCAGCTCCAAATATGCCAAGGAAGCTTTTGAAGCAGCTGTCAGAGAATAGTGCAAATATTGAAGATGACCCATGTGGAAACATGAGACTGCACGAAAATAAACAGGACGCCAATGATTCTTTGGAAAAAGAGGATACTCTCTTGGCTGTTCCAGGTGTACTTCTTCTATGTTGTGGTCTTATGCTTCCATGTTTTCATGCTGAAAGGAAAGAAGGAAGCAGACACAATACTACATCAATACAGCGCAATGCTG TTGACTCTCTGTCATCCTTTGAGGTAAGCACATCATCTGAGAAGATCCCACCAACTCCACATCGAATACCTCCAAGCCCGTCTAGATTCGCGCCATCTCCACAGATAGCTCGAGCCGGATCTGTTGACTTAACCGTCCAGCAGATTCTCAGGGCGACTCAGAATTTCTCACATTCGTTTAAGTTGGGTGAAGGAGGATTTGGGACTGTATACAGGGCTGTACTGTCAGATGGAGTGGTTGTTGCAGTCAAGAGAGCCAAAAAG GATCAATTTGCAGGTCCTAGAGATGAGTTCAGCAATGAAGTAGAATTACTTGCTAAGATTGACCACCGAAATTTGGTGAGATTATTGGGTTATACTGATAAAGGAAATGAGCGTATTATTATCACAGAATATGTTCCAAATGGAACGTTGAGAGAACACTTGGACG GCCAACATGGCAGAACTCTGGACTTTAATCAGCGCCTAGAAATTGCGATTGATGTTGCTCACGCACTCACTTACCTCCATCTGTATGCAG AGAAGACAATAATCCATCGTGATGTGAAGTCATCAAACATACTTCTGACAGACAGCTACCGAGCCAAGGTGTCCGACTTTGGATTTGCTAGAAGTGGGCCTAATGATACAGAGAAGACACACATCTCTACGAAAGTGAAGGGAACTGCGGGCTACCTGGACCCTGAGTACCTGAGAACATACCAGCTGACTCCTAAAAGCGATGTCTTCTCCTTTGGCATACTTCTTGTAGAAATTATTTCTGGTCGTCGGCCTGTAGAGCTGAAGCGGGCAGCTGAAGAGAGGATCACTATCAGATGG ACTTTCAAGAAATTCAACGAAGGCAACATGAGAGAGATATTGGACCCATTGCTGGAGGATCGCGTGGACGAGGAGGTGCTGGAGAAGCTTCTCAGTTTGGCATTCCAGTGTGCCGCTCCCACGCGGGAGGACCGACCCACCATGAAGGAAGTCGGAGAGCAGCTGTGGGAGATCAGGAAAGAGTACGGGAAGAGCCTAAGGAGGGTGTGA